In one bacterium genomic region, the following are encoded:
- a CDS encoding RecX family transcriptional regulator codes for MPVVTKLTSQKQKDFVNLYVDDEFCCGLSLNQVASWRLHKGSELTHDQLDRLRNEARASKAYNLAIRYLGLRIHSSQEVMEYLRRKEFEDVSIAVVGDLKREGYLQDGDFALRWSAMRQQMLWSPRAIRDELSRKGIPKDIIDDCIGGIDTKEIILGLIAKKSRNRTVNREKMMSYLVGRGFSYPDIKLCLDESGSK; via the coding sequence ATGCCTGTTGTTACAAAGCTTACCTCTCAGAAGCAGAAAGATTTTGTAAATCTCTATGTTGATGATGAGTTCTGCTGTGGATTAAGCCTTAATCAGGTTGCATCCTGGCGCCTGCACAAGGGCTCAGAGCTAACCCATGATCAGCTAGATAGACTGCGTAATGAAGCTCGAGCAAGTAAGGCTTATAACCTAGCAATTCGATACTTGGGATTACGGATTCATTCCTCACAGGAGGTTATGGAATATTTGAGGCGAAAAGAATTTGAAGATGTGTCAATTGCTGTAGTGGGAGATCTTAAGCGAGAGGGATACTTACAAGATGGGGACTTTGCATTACGGTGGAGCGCGATGCGTCAGCAGATGCTGTGGTCGCCTCGTGCAATCCGGGACGAGTTAAGTCGTAAAGGTATTCCTAAAGATATCATCGATGATTGTATAGGTGGTATTGATACCAAAGAGATAATCCTTGGGTTAATCGCAAAGAAAAGTCGTAATCGGACAGTGAACCGTGAAAAGATGATGAGCTATCTCGTTGGTAGGGGGTTTAGTTACCCGGATATAAAACTATGCTTAGATGAGTCAGGCTCTAAGTAA
- the recA gene encoding recombinase RecA yields the protein MPAITTKLEKGAVVKDLSKQSASERNARLKAVELAVEQIERQFGTGSIMKLGEGMKAHVETIPTGSLALDLALGGGFPKGRIIEIYGPESSGKTTLALHAVAEVQKRGGLAAFVDAEHALDPEYAEKIGVNLNDLLISQPDTGEQALEITETLVRSGAVDTVIVDSVAALVPRAEIEGEMGDAHMGLQARLMSQALRKLTGVVSKTKCSVIFINQLRMKIGVMFGNPEVTAGGNALKYYSSVRLDIRRTEQLKEGDQSIGNHVKVKVVKNKIAAPFKIAEFDIMFNEGISRPGDLIDLAVKYDLVKKAGAWFSYKEDKIGQGREAAKQFLKSHPEVMDELDTKIRERATGGSQVDLAEDKKK from the coding sequence TGAAGGATTTATCTAAACAATCAGCATCGGAGCGTAATGCTCGCTTGAAGGCAGTTGAGCTGGCAGTAGAGCAGATTGAGCGTCAGTTTGGTACTGGTTCGATTATGAAGTTGGGCGAAGGTATGAAGGCTCATGTTGAGACCATTCCAACTGGTAGTTTGGCGCTAGACTTGGCGTTGGGTGGGGGTTTTCCAAAAGGTCGTATTATTGAGATTTATGGTCCAGAGTCCAGTGGTAAAACCACACTAGCTCTGCATGCTGTGGCTGAAGTGCAAAAGCGTGGTGGCTTGGCAGCTTTTGTTGATGCCGAGCATGCCCTCGACCCTGAGTATGCTGAAAAAATCGGGGTTAATTTAAATGATTTACTTATCTCGCAACCTGATACCGGAGAGCAGGCGCTAGAGATAACCGAAACTTTAGTACGCTCGGGGGCGGTTGATACGGTGATTGTCGACTCGGTTGCTGCCTTGGTGCCACGAGCAGAAATTGAAGGTGAAATGGGTGATGCTCACATGGGCCTGCAAGCACGACTGATGAGTCAGGCTTTGCGCAAGCTTACTGGCGTTGTTAGTAAAACTAAATGTTCAGTTATTTTCATTAACCAGCTACGCATGAAGATTGGTGTGATGTTTGGTAATCCGGAGGTAACAGCTGGTGGTAATGCGCTCAAGTATTATTCTTCGGTGCGTCTTGATATTCGTCGTACGGAGCAGCTTAAAGAAGGTGATCAAAGTATTGGCAATCACGTAAAAGTGAAAGTGGTCAAGAATAAGATAGCGGCACCTTTTAAGATTGCAGAGTTTGACATCATGTTTAATGAAGGTATTTCTAGGCCGGGTGATTTAATCGATTTGGCCGTAAAATATGATTTGGTTAAGAAGGCTGGTGCTTGGTTTTCTTATAAAGAAGATAAGATTGGGCAGGGGCGTGAGGCAGCTAAGCAATTCTTGAAGTCTCATCCAGAAGTAATGGACGAACTAGACACGAAGATTCGTGAGCGAGCCACAGGTGGCAGTCAAGTAGATCTGGCAGAAGATAAGAAAAAATAG
- a CDS encoding elongation factor P, translating into MYGPTDLRKETLVEIDGAPYKVVDYAQKQMGRGGSIVNTKLKNLITGGVIDRTFRNDERVKPADVVRQKLQYLYTQSDGHSLMDLGSYETYEVAKAIDEDLPKYILEGGEIEGYLFHGRVIGFEWPKNVVLTVVEAPGSDKGNSAAGATKAVKLETGIEVQAPLFIKVGDRVKVDTRNGAYLERVK; encoded by the coding sequence GTGTATGGACCAACTGATTTAAGGAAAGAAACATTAGTCGAGATAGATGGCGCACCATATAAGGTGGTCGATTACGCCCAGAAGCAAATGGGTCGAGGTGGTTCGATTGTAAATACTAAGCTGAAAAATCTCATTACTGGCGGAGTGATTGACCGTACGTTTCGTAATGACGAGCGTGTGAAGCCGGCTGATGTAGTGCGACAAAAGTTACAGTATCTTTATACGCAAAGTGATGGGCATAGTCTAATGGACCTTGGAAGCTATGAGACATATGAAGTGGCCAAGGCTATTGATGAAGATCTGCCAAAATATATCTTAGAGGGTGGCGAGATTGAAGGATATCTTTTTCATGGCCGGGTGATTGGCTTTGAGTGGCCAAAAAATGTTGTGCTGACTGTAGTTGAAGCGCCAGGTTCAGATAAAGGAAACTCGGCAGCTGGAGCGACTAAGGCCGTGAAGCTCGAAACTGGTATTGAAGTACAGGCGCCACTTTTTATTAAGGTCGGCGATAGGGTAAAAGTAGATACCCGTAACGGGGCCTACTTAGAGCGCGTTAAATAA
- the ychF gene encoding redox-regulated ATPase YchF yields the protein MSLSLGIVGLPNVGKSTLFNALTKSDILAANYPFATIEPNVGIVPLPDKRLSKLAHVANTQKIIPAPVTFTDIAGIVKGAAEGAGLGNKFLTHIRECSAIVQVVRAFESGDIIHVDNTIDPMRDIETVKTELILADLTTIDKVLPRLEKEAKTSAEAREAMTELTKVRSALDDGSLAIALYANAIPPIIRELQLLTAKPFIYVFNVDEAGLADKELHKKLCANVAPLPALVLCADLEAQLKDMPNDEASDLLTEYGQTESGLNALAQLGFSTLGLQTYFTAGEKEARAWVIPQGATAPEAAGVIHTDFEKGFIKAEIVSSEDFITCGGWAGARTAGKVRLEGRDYIMQDGDVVLFKFNV from the coding sequence ATGAGCCTATCTCTCGGTATTGTTGGCTTACCAAATGTTGGTAAGTCCACACTGTTTAATGCCCTCACCAAGTCTGATATATTAGCCGCCAACTACCCATTTGCCACTATTGAGCCGAATGTTGGTATTGTGCCTCTGCCCGATAAGCGCTTAAGCAAATTAGCTCATGTTGCGAATACTCAAAAAATTATCCCAGCTCCGGTTACTTTTACGGATATCGCCGGCATCGTAAAAGGTGCTGCCGAAGGGGCTGGTCTTGGAAACAAATTCCTTACCCATATTCGTGAGTGCTCGGCAATCGTACAGGTTGTGCGAGCTTTTGAGTCGGGCGATATTATTCATGTGGATAACACGATTGATCCGATGCGCGATATTGAAACGGTTAAGACCGAGCTAATCTTGGCTGACCTAACAACTATCGACAAAGTCCTACCGCGACTTGAAAAAGAAGCCAAAACTTCTGCCGAAGCGCGTGAAGCTATGACCGAACTAACTAAAGTACGCTCCGCATTAGACGACGGATCGCTGGCTATCGCTCTATATGCCAATGCAATACCTCCGATCATTCGTGAACTCCAACTGCTAACCGCCAAACCATTTATTTATGTCTTTAATGTTGATGAGGCCGGGCTTGCCGACAAAGAGCTGCACAAAAAACTCTGTGCCAACGTCGCCCCGCTACCCGCCCTGGTGCTGTGTGCCGATCTTGAAGCCCAGCTCAAAGATATGCCCAACGACGAAGCCTCGGATTTACTCACCGAATATGGGCAAACCGAGTCTGGCCTCAATGCGTTAGCTCAACTTGGTTTTTCAACTCTCGGTCTCCAAACCTATTTTACGGCTGGTGAAAAAGAAGCTCGGGCCTGGGTTATTCCGCAAGGAGCAACTGCGCCCGAGGCGGCTGGCGTTATTCACACCGATTTTGAAAAGGGGTTTATTAAAGCCGAGATTGTATCTTCTGAAGATTTTATAACTTGTGGCGGTTGGGCTGGCGCACGCACAGCTGGCAAAGTGCGACTCGAAGGCCGCGATTACATCATGCAGGATGGTGATGTCGTACTATTTAAATTTAACGTGTAA
- a CDS encoding 30S ribosomal protein S18, which yields MAEFRKQNRFYAEQVAVIDYKDVKLLQRYVSSVGKIENRKRTGASMKHQRMLAKALKRARHMALLPFVVK from the coding sequence ATGGCAGAATTTCGTAAGCAGAATCGTTTTTATGCAGAACAAGTAGCGGTAATAGATTACAAAGATGTAAAGCTTTTACAGCGCTACGTTTCTAGTGTAGGAAAGATTGAAAACCGCAAGCGTACTGGTGCTTCAATGAAACATCAGCGAATGTTAGCAAAAGCTTTGAAGCGGGCACGACACATGGCGCTTTTACCATTCGTTGTTAAGTAA
- the ssb gene encoding single-stranded DNA-binding protein: MAKDFNQAIIMGNLTRDPELRQTPSGQSVASFAVATNRIWQDPQSGDKKDAVEFHDVVAWGKLGELCANYLSKGRKVLVVGRLQTRSWDADGVKKQRTEIVATDINFLSAGSGEGGAPSSSGAKKTDDPDIQEMPGDDINLDDIPF; encoded by the coding sequence ATGGCAAAAGATTTTAACCAAGCAATTATAATGGGGAATCTCACACGAGACCCAGAATTACGACAGACTCCCTCGGGTCAGTCGGTGGCGAGCTTTGCGGTTGCGACAAACCGTATTTGGCAAGATCCGCAGAGTGGCGATAAGAAGGATGCAGTTGAATTCCATGATGTAGTGGCTTGGGGTAAGCTGGGCGAACTATGCGCAAATTATCTATCAAAAGGTCGTAAAGTATTGGTTGTAGGTCGATTACAGACTCGCTCTTGGGATGCTGATGGAGTAAAGAAGCAGCGCACCGAGATTGTTGCAACTGATATTAACTTCTTGAGCGCTGGCTCTGGTGAAGGTGGAGCACCATCTTCCTCTGGGGCTAAAAAGACCGACGATCCAGATATCCAGGAGATGCCTGGCGATGATATTAATCTTGATGACATCCCATTTTAA
- the rpsF gene encoding 30S ribosomal protein S6: MRQYEVGVILHPDLEIDLDRAVSKVESIITNLGGKVENKDNWGKRKLAYRIKKQDWGIYVFFQVKLDPAKIQELDNTLRITSEVIRYIVVSLEDVRPVNKGAKNSTKKPVEKPETE, encoded by the coding sequence ATGCGACAGTATGAAGTGGGTGTGATTTTACATCCTGACCTCGAGATTGATCTCGATCGTGCCGTAAGCAAGGTCGAAAGTATTATCACTAATCTTGGCGGTAAAGTAGAAAATAAAGATAACTGGGGGAAGCGCAAGCTTGCTTATCGAATTAAGAAGCAGGATTGGGGGATTTACGTATTCTTTCAAGTTAAGCTTGATCCAGCTAAGATTCAAGAGCTTGATAATACTTTGCGCATTACCTCAGAGGTGATCCGTTATATAGTTGTTTCACTTGAAGATGTGCGGCCGGTTAATAAGGGTGCAAAAAATAGCACCAAAAAGCCAGTAGAAAAACCAGAGACTGAATAA